A single Mercenaria mercenaria strain notata unplaced genomic scaffold, MADL_Memer_1 contig_3847, whole genome shotgun sequence DNA region contains:
- the LOC128553459 gene encoding alpha-(1,3)-fucosyltransferase fut-5-like, whose translation MRRNRFLFSLVCIACVMAIAMESSFVLYDSTIRFKNVRNNYRNIDAVRNSLVDIGNQNIRQSIVHRNTLYILFFNAPSWINLTADSEYIKTNCDFNNCVFTRNHINVSMMSAVVFSTQNGVSKKDTERFHTQRSKHQIWVFFRLEAPTFGNISWYKDPVWRRTMNWSWGYRLDSDIFRPMQVLTTRNVPVYKDYRSIYLRKRKMAAWVVSHCNAPSLRDEYVSKLTQSGVSVDIFGLCAENERKVDGKFILKKINDEYMFYLSFENNICTDYISEKFYRYFSLDTVLVVRGGLSYSKHFDSNAFIDTSVFPTVKSLATYLLNVSRDINLYTEYLKHKDIYDVAKSKTESMRKSECQLCEKLNNKSIYKKIYYSVESYLHNGTCHNPDSIL comes from the coding sequence atgCGACGAAATCGGTTTCTTTTCAGTTTGGTTTGTATTGCTTGTGTCATGGCGATAGCTATGGAAAgtagttttgttttatatgattCAACCATACGCTTCAAAAATGTAAGGAATAACTATCGAAATATAGATGCCGTAAGAAATAGTTTAGTAGATATTGGTAACCAAAATATTCGACAGAGTATAGTGCATAGGAacacattatatattttgttttttaatgcaCCTTCTTGGATAAATCTAACAGCGGATAGTGAGTACATCAAAACCAACTGTGATTTTAATAATTGTGTTTTCACTCGAAATCATATAAACGTTTCAATGATGTCAGCAGTGGTATTTAGCACACAGAACGGCGTCAGTAAAAAAGATACGGAAAGGTTTCATACACAACGGTCAAAGCATCAAATCTGGGTCTTTTTTAGACTTGAAGCCCCAACATTTGGAAATATATCATGGTATAAAGATCCTGTCTGGAGAAGGACAATGAACTGGTCATGGGGATATCGACTAGATTCGGATATTTTTCGGCCTATGCAAGTATTGACCACTAGAAATGTGCCGGTATATAAAGACTATCGTTCAATTTATTTAAGGAAGAGAAAGATGGCCGCTTGGGTAGTAAGTCACTGCAATGCGCCTAGTCTTCGGGATGAATATGTTTCTAAACTTACTCAAAGCGGAGTAAGTGTAGACATATTTGGATTGTGCGCcgaaaatgaaagaaaagtagatggcaaatttattttaaagaaaatcaacGACGAATACATGTTCTATTTATcgtttgaaaacaatatttgtacAGACTATATATCAGAGAAATTCTATAGATATTTCAGTTTAGATACTGTGTTAGTTGTACGTGGAGGCCTTAgttattcaaaacattttgatagcAATGCGTTTATAGATACATCAGTCTTTCCAACTGTAAAATCTTTAGCAACATATTTGCTAAATGTTAGCCGAGATATTAACCTTTATACAGAATACCTAAAACACAAAGACATATATGACGTCGCAAAGTCAAAAACGGAAAGCATGAGAAAATCAGAATGTCAGTTATGCGAAAAACTGAATAACAAAAGTATTTATAAAAAGATCTATTACAGTGTTGAATCATATTTACACAACGGAACGTGTCATAATCCTGATTCTATACTGTAA